DNA sequence from the Pseudomonas tritici genome:
CACCAGCACGGTCCATCTTGTTTACGTAAACAAGACGTGGAACGCCGTATTTGTTGGCTTGACGCCATACGGTTTCCGACTGAGGCTCAACGCCCGAGGTACCGCAGAACACAACGACAGCGCCGTCGAGTACGCGCAGGGAACGTTCAACTTCAATGGTGAAGTCTACGTGGCCCGGGGTATCGATTACGTTGAAGCGGTGCTCATCTTTGTACTGCTTCTCGGAACCTTTCCAGAAGGCGGTAATAGCAGCAGAAGTAATGGTAATACCACGCTCCTGCTCCTGAACCATCCAGTCTGTGGTCGCGGCGCCGTCATGCACCTCGCCCATCTTGTGACTTTTGCCGGTGTAAAACAGTACGCGCTCGGTGGTGGTGGTTTTACCAGCATCCACGTGAGCAACGATACCGATGTTACGGTAACGGCTAATCGGAGTAGTACGAGCCATAAAGCCCTCGCAAAATTAGTGAAGCTAAGATTAGAAGCGGTAGTGCGAGAAAGCTTTGTTAGCTTCAGCCATACGGTGCACGTCTTCACGCTTCTTAACAGCAGCACCTTTACCTTCAGCAGCGTCCAACAGTTCGCCAGCCAAACGCAGGGCCATAGACTTCTCGCCGCGCTTACGGGCGAAGTCTACCAACCAGCGCATTGCCAGAGCGTTACGACGGGACGGACGAACTTCAACCGGAACCTGGTAAGTAGCACCGCCTACACGGCGCGACTTCACTTCGACCAGCGGAGCGATGGCGTCGAGAGCTTTCTCGAAGATTTCCAGGGGGTCGCTGTTCTTGCGTTCTTTAACCTTTTCCAGCGCGCCATAAACGATACGCTCGGCAACGGCTTTCTTGCCGCTTTCCATCACGTGGTTCATGAACTTGGCCAGAATTTGGCTTCCGTATTTTGGATCGTCAAGCACTTCGCGCTTGGCTGCTACGCGTCTTCTTGGCATGGATAAGCCCTCAAACGGTCTTCAGGTTCGCTCGGAATTAGCGCCCTTTCGGGACGGCTCCGACCTTACTCTTATCGACTCAGAAAATAAGATGATTCAGTTTTACAAAAAGCCGCTACTACTTAGGCTTCTTGGTACCGTACTTCGAACGACCCTGGTTACGACCTTTAACGCCGGAAGTATCCAAGGAGCCGCGTACGGTGTGGTAACGAACACCTGGCAAGTCTTTTACACGACCGCCGCGGATCAGTACCACGCTGTGCTCTTGCAGGTTGTGACCTTCACCACCGATGTACGAGGAAACCTCGAAACCGTTGGTCAGGCGCACACGGCATACTTTACGCAGTGCCGAGTTAGGTTTTTTCGGCGTAGTGGTATACACGCGAGTGCATACGCCACGACGTTGCGGGCAGTTCTGCAGCGCAGGCACGTCGGATTTCTCGACGATACGCTTACGCGGCTGACGTACCAGCTGGTTGATAGTTGCCATCTACTAGCTCCACTGTTGTCTTGCGACGCTATTGTCTTGCAAGAAAAGCAAAATGGCAGGAACGAATTCCCGCCAAATTTAGGGGTACAAGAGTCTAAAGAGGATCTTGTCCCCAGTCAAGGCAAGGCCCCGACATCCCCGCTCATCGAACCGGGGCAAAACTGCCTCGATCCGACGAATGGGGGCTGCCAGGGCCCAGACTTATTTATCGCAGAACTCAGTTACCGCTAGAGTTCAGCGCTTCGGTCAGTGCAGCTTCCACTTCACTGGCACTCACGCGCAGCGGCTTGTCAGCATCACGGCGGCGCTTGCGCTCGCTGTGGTAAGCCAAACCGGTACCAGCTGGGATCAAACGACCCACAACCACGTTTTCTTTCAGGCCGCGCAGGTAATCGCGCTTGCCGGTTACCGCTGCTTCGGTCAGTACGCGAGTGGTCTCCTGGAAGGAGGCCGCCGAGATGAACGACTCAGTGGACAACGACGCCTTGGTGATACCCAGCAACACACGAGTGAACTTGGAAACGAATTTCTCGTCGCCAGCCAGACGCTCGTTCTCTACCAGCACGTGAGTCAGTTCCATCTGGTCGCCCTTGATGAAACTGGAATCGCCGGATTCAGCGATTTCAACTTTACGCAGCATCTGACGCAGGATGGTCTCGATGTGCTTATCGTTGATCTTCACGCCTTGCAGGCGATAAACGTCCTGGATCTCGTTAACGATGTACTTGGCCAGCGCACTCACACCCAGCAGACGCAGGATGTCGTGTGGATCGCTCGGGCCGTCGGAGATAACTTCGCCGCGGTTTACCTGTTCGCCTTCGAAGACGTTCAGGTGACGCCACTTCGGAATCAGCTCTTCGTACGGATCGCTACCGTCGTTCGGGGTAATGACCAGACGGCGCTTGCCTTTGGTCTCTTTACCGAACGCGATGGTGCCGCTGACTTCAGCCAGAATCGACGCTTCTTTCGGACGACGTGCTTCGAACAAGTCGGCAACACGCGGCAGACCACCGGTGATGTCACGGGTCTTCGAAGTTTCTTGCGGGATACGCGCGATAACATCACCGATCGCGATCTTCGCACCATCCGCTACACCGACCAGGGCGTTGGCTGGCAGGAAGTACTGAGCGATTACGTCAGTGCCTGGCAGCAACAGATCCTTGCCGTTGTCATCGACCATCTTAACGGCAGGACGGATGTCTTTACCGGCAGCTGGACGATCT
Encoded proteins:
- the rpsG gene encoding 30S ribosomal protein S7, with product MPRRRVAAKREVLDDPKYGSQILAKFMNHVMESGKKAVAERIVYGALEKVKERKNSDPLEIFEKALDAIAPLVEVKSRRVGGATYQVPVEVRPSRRNALAMRWLVDFARKRGEKSMALRLAGELLDAAEGKGAAVKKREDVHRMAEANKAFSHYRF
- the rpsL gene encoding 30S ribosomal protein S12, with the translated sequence MATINQLVRQPRKRIVEKSDVPALQNCPQRRGVCTRVYTTTPKKPNSALRKVCRVRLTNGFEVSSYIGGEGHNLQEHSVVLIRGGRVKDLPGVRYHTVRGSLDTSGVKGRNQGRSKYGTKKPK